In Polynucleobacter sp. MWH-S4W17, a genomic segment contains:
- the hflC gene encoding protease modulator HflC, whose protein sequence is MNANRLIAAGIGFIALIYVLSSSIFVVDQRQFAVVFSFGQIVRVIEKPGIQIKFPAPFENVRFFDRRILTIDNPEAERFITAEKKNLLVDSYVKWRIVDPRKFFISFKGDERLAQDRLTQLVRSALNEEFTKRTVRELISDQREEVMQGIRKKVADDASDIGVEIVDVRLKRVDLLAEISDSVYRRMEAERKRVANELRSTGAAESDKIRANAERQRDTILAEAYRDAQKIKGAGDAKATALYAEAFGRDPQFAQFYQSLEAYRSSFKDKKDIMVVEPNGEFFKFLHKK, encoded by the coding sequence ATGAATGCCAATCGTTTAATCGCTGCAGGTATTGGCTTTATTGCGCTGATTTATGTTCTGTCCTCTAGTATTTTTGTCGTTGATCAACGTCAGTTCGCTGTGGTGTTCTCATTTGGACAGATTGTTCGTGTGATTGAGAAGCCGGGCATACAAATAAAGTTCCCAGCGCCATTTGAAAACGTGCGCTTCTTCGATCGTCGCATCTTGACAATCGATAATCCAGAAGCAGAGCGTTTTATTACTGCTGAGAAGAAAAACTTATTGGTAGATTCTTATGTGAAGTGGCGCATTGTTGATCCACGAAAATTCTTTATCAGCTTCAAAGGCGATGAGCGCTTAGCTCAGGATCGCTTAACCCAATTGGTTCGTTCCGCCCTGAATGAAGAATTCACTAAACGCACTGTGCGTGAGTTAATTTCTGATCAGCGTGAAGAGGTGATGCAGGGTATTCGCAAGAAGGTTGCTGATGATGCCTCTGATATCGGCGTAGAGATTGTTGATGTGCGCTTAAAGCGTGTTGACCTCTTGGCAGAAATCAGTGATTCTGTATATCGCCGTATGGAAGCAGAGCGTAAGCGTGTGGCTAATGAGCTCCGCTCCACGGGTGCTGCAGAATCCGACAAGATTCGTGCGAATGCAGAGCGTCAACGTGACACTATCCTGGCGGAAGCTTATCGCGATGCCCAAAAGATTAAAGGGGCAGGGGACGCTAAAGCGACTGCACTCTATGCAGAGGCGTTTGGGCGCGACCCCCAGTTTGCTCAGTTCTATCAAAGCCTAGAAGCCTATAGAAGTTCTTTTAAGGACAAGAAGGACATTATGGTGGTTGAGCCGAATGGTGAGTTCTTTAAGTTCCTGCACAAAAAATAA
- a CDS encoding ATP phosphoribosyltransferase regulatory subunit: MNRWLLPEDIADVLPAEARKVESLRRAILDLYQSYGYELVAPPILEFLDSLLTGTGSDLNLQTFKLVDQLSGRTLGLRADMTPQVARIDAHLLNRAGVTRLCYAGSVAHARTPVGSSAREELQLGAEIYGCATWEADLEAITLLLKTLSLAGLEKVYLDLSHAGILAGILDGQNLDKATVEALYSLLQSKDRPRLSQWAACLPANVAKALMALTELNGPCAEVLAKAKKDLPKHVAIDQALADLERLVSAAAKLSVNLELSIDLADLRGYQYHSGVMFAAYIDQLPQPIARGGRYDHVGQAFGRPRPATGFSLDLLTLAGLSPMKVRKLAILAPWVEDAALSKAITALRSQGEVVIQIPVGTAAEAAEYECDRELVKQGSSWEVKKK; this comes from the coding sequence ATGAATCGCTGGTTACTTCCTGAAGATATTGCAGACGTTTTGCCCGCTGAGGCTCGCAAAGTTGAGTCATTGCGTCGTGCTATTTTGGATTTGTATCAATCCTATGGTTATGAGTTGGTTGCCCCTCCTATTTTGGAGTTTTTAGATTCCCTATTAACCGGCACTGGCTCCGATCTTAATCTGCAAACTTTTAAATTGGTAGACCAGTTATCTGGGCGCACCTTAGGTTTGCGTGCAGACATGACTCCGCAAGTTGCTCGTATTGATGCACATCTCTTGAATCGTGCTGGCGTCACTCGTCTTTGCTATGCCGGATCCGTTGCGCACGCTCGCACACCAGTTGGTAGCTCAGCGCGTGAAGAGTTGCAGTTGGGCGCAGAGATCTATGGATGTGCCACTTGGGAAGCTGATCTAGAGGCTATCACCTTGCTTCTCAAAACGCTGTCTCTTGCAGGCCTAGAAAAGGTTTACCTCGATTTATCTCATGCGGGCATTTTGGCGGGTATCTTAGATGGCCAGAATTTAGATAAAGCAACGGTTGAAGCTTTGTATAGCCTTTTGCAAAGCAAGGATCGTCCTCGCTTAAGTCAGTGGGCGGCGTGTTTGCCTGCGAATGTTGCTAAAGCGCTGATGGCCTTGACTGAGTTAAATGGCCCTTGTGCTGAAGTGTTGGCAAAGGCTAAGAAAGACTTGCCTAAGCACGTAGCAATTGATCAGGCTTTGGCAGATCTGGAGCGTTTAGTTTCAGCTGCAGCGAAGTTATCTGTCAACTTAGAGCTCAGTATTGATTTGGCCGATCTTCGTGGCTATCAATATCACAGTGGTGTGATGTTCGCGGCTTATATAGATCAGTTGCCTCAGCCTATTGCCAGAGGTGGTCGATACGATCATGTGGGTCAGGCCTTTGGTCGCCCTCGTCCAGCAACCGGATTTTCGTTAGATCTTTTGACTCTTGCAGGCTTATCACCCATGAAGGTGCGCAAGTTGGCTATCTTGGCTCCTTGGGTTGAGGATGCTGCATTAAGCAAGGCAATCACCGCTTTGAGAAGTCAGGGCGAGGTGGTGATACAGATTCCAGTAGGAACAGCAGCAGAAGCTGCCGAGTATGAATGTGATCGAGAACTGGTAAAGCAGGGCAGCTCTTGGGAAGTAAAAAAGAAGTAA
- a CDS encoding adenylosuccinate synthase has product MSSTQQAKGRNVVVIGTQWGDEGKGKVVDWLTDHAQAVVRFQGGHNAGHTLIIGDKKTILRLIPSGIMHKNVICYIGNGVVLSPEALFKEIGELEAAGLDVQSRLKISEATTLILPYHVAIDHAREKKRGEAKIGTTGRGIGPAYEDKVARRALRVQDLFYPEKFAEQLRENLEYHNFMLTNYYGAEPVSYEKTLAEAMSYAERLKPMVVDVSSALYAAEQSGQNLLFEGAQGTLLDIDHGTYPYVTSSNCVAGNAAAGSGVGPDSLQYILGITKAYCTRVGAGPFPSELYDHDNPARQDPIGVRLAEVGKEFGSVTGRPRRTGWLDAAALKRSIQINGLSGLCITKLDVLDGFETIRLCVGYHLDGKKLDVLPRGAESVARCKPIYEDFPGWKGTTFGIREWDKLPAEAQKFLRRIEEVAGKPIAMVSTGPERDETILLQHPFQD; this is encoded by the coding sequence ATGTCTTCAACGCAGCAAGCAAAAGGTCGTAACGTAGTTGTCATTGGCACCCAGTGGGGTGATGAAGGCAAGGGTAAGGTAGTGGATTGGTTGACTGACCATGCACAAGCAGTAGTTCGCTTTCAAGGTGGACACAACGCCGGCCATACATTAATCATAGGCGACAAGAAGACCATTCTTCGTTTGATTCCTTCTGGAATCATGCATAAAAACGTGATTTGCTATATCGGTAACGGCGTGGTGCTTTCACCAGAGGCGCTCTTTAAAGAGATCGGCGAGCTCGAGGCTGCTGGTTTAGATGTTCAGTCCCGTCTCAAAATTTCTGAAGCAACCACTCTAATTCTGCCTTATCACGTAGCTATTGATCATGCTCGCGAGAAAAAGCGCGGTGAGGCCAAGATTGGCACAACTGGTCGCGGCATCGGACCTGCGTATGAAGATAAAGTAGCTCGTCGTGCTTTGCGTGTGCAAGATTTGTTCTACCCAGAGAAATTTGCTGAGCAATTGCGAGAGAATTTGGAATACCATAATTTCATGCTCACAAATTACTACGGTGCTGAGCCAGTAAGCTATGAGAAGACTTTAGCTGAAGCAATGTCTTATGCAGAGCGTCTTAAGCCAATGGTGGTGGATGTATCCAGTGCCTTGTATGCTGCCGAGCAATCTGGTCAAAACTTGTTATTTGAAGGTGCGCAGGGCACATTGCTCGATATCGATCACGGCACCTATCCCTATGTAACCTCCAGTAACTGTGTAGCAGGTAATGCTGCTGCAGGTTCAGGAGTTGGGCCAGACTCTTTGCAATACATTTTAGGTATTACGAAGGCTTACTGCACACGCGTTGGTGCCGGCCCATTCCCAAGTGAGCTATATGACCATGACAATCCTGCAAGACAAGATCCGATTGGCGTGCGTTTGGCTGAAGTAGGTAAAGAATTTGGTTCTGTCACTGGACGCCCACGTCGTACTGGCTGGCTAGATGCTGCTGCTTTGAAGCGCTCGATTCAGATCAATGGCCTATCTGGTCTTTGCATTACTAAGCTAGATGTCCTTGATGGCTTTGAAACTATTCGCTTATGCGTTGGTTATCACCTTGATGGCAAGAAGTTAGATGTATTGCCGCGTGGGGCGGAATCAGTTGCCCGTTGCAAGCCAATTTATGAGGATTTCCCGGGTTGGAAGGGTACAACTTTCGGCATTCGCGAGTGGGATAAGTTGCCCGCCGAAGCCCAAAAGTTCCTTCGTCGTATCGAGGAAGTAGCTGGTAAGCCGATTGCAATGGTATCTACAGGCCCAGAGCGTGATGAAACCATTCTTCTCCAACATCCTTTCCAGGATTGA
- a CDS encoding malate synthase G, with amino-acid sequence MTARTTCNSLQVATPLYRFIEDKVLPGTGIKSADFWKGFDEIVKDLTPKNDALLAKRDRIQLDLDKWHQANPGPIKDMPAYRKFLKEIDYLVDVPGKITATTKNVDDELALQAGPQLVVPVLNARYALNAANARWGSLYDALYGTDVLSEEDGATKTGAYNPIRGAKVVAYARNFLDQAAPLAKGSHRDSVAYSVDGNKLSVKLKDGTTTGLADEKQFVGYQGEAAAPSSILLRNNGVHIDIEINKTKTIGASDPAGINDVVLEAALSTILDLEDSIAAVDGDDKMLAYENWLGILKGTLVEEVKKGDKTITRSLNPDRKYKAGIGAVDEKDGVVTLHGRSLLFLRNVGHLMTNPAIITGEGKEIYEGILDAVVTVLIALYDINRPASQTIGNTRKGSVYIVKPKMHSPEEVAFAGELFGRVEKLLGLPADTVKLGIMDEERRMSANIKAAIAAAGARVAFINTGFLDRTGDEMHTAMYAGPMMRKGDMKTSKWLSAYERRNVFAGLDCGLRGRAQIGKGMWAMPDMMKAMVEQKIVHPKAGANTAWVPSPTAATLHALHYHQVNVAELQKEMEKLDTAAEAEALIDDLLTIPVVEKANWSKEEIQQELDNNCQGILGYVVRWIDQGVGCSKVPDIHNVGLMEDRATLRISSQHIANWLLNGIVTADQVNETLQRMAKVVDSQNAGDSLYQPMMPNYQDSYAYKAASDLIFKGLEQPNGYTEPLLHAWRLEVKKAHAK; translated from the coding sequence ATGACTGCGCGCACTACTTGCAATAGCCTCCAGGTGGCAACTCCCTTATATAGATTCATCGAAGACAAAGTACTTCCGGGTACTGGTATTAAGAGTGCCGATTTTTGGAAAGGTTTTGATGAGATCGTTAAAGATCTCACGCCAAAAAATGATGCCTTGCTCGCAAAGCGCGATCGCATTCAGTTGGATTTGGACAAATGGCACCAAGCCAATCCAGGCCCAATCAAGGATATGCCTGCGTACCGCAAGTTTTTGAAAGAGATCGACTACTTAGTTGATGTGCCGGGAAAAATTACTGCAACCACCAAGAATGTAGATGATGAGTTGGCTCTGCAAGCTGGCCCTCAATTAGTGGTTCCAGTGCTTAATGCACGCTATGCCTTAAATGCTGCTAATGCACGTTGGGGCTCTTTATATGATGCCCTCTATGGTACTGATGTTCTCTCAGAAGAAGATGGCGCAACCAAGACTGGCGCTTACAACCCAATTCGTGGTGCAAAAGTAGTTGCATACGCTCGCAATTTCTTGGATCAAGCTGCACCATTGGCTAAAGGTTCGCACCGTGATTCAGTTGCGTACTCTGTTGATGGCAATAAGCTGTCCGTTAAATTAAAAGACGGCACTACAACAGGTTTAGCGGATGAGAAGCAATTTGTTGGCTACCAAGGTGAGGCAGCAGCGCCAAGCTCTATCTTGTTGCGCAATAACGGTGTTCATATTGATATTGAAATCAATAAGACTAAAACGATTGGTGCTAGCGATCCTGCAGGCATCAATGATGTTGTCCTCGAGGCTGCACTCTCCACTATTTTGGATTTGGAAGACTCGATTGCTGCCGTTGACGGTGACGATAAGATGCTTGCTTATGAAAACTGGTTAGGCATTTTAAAAGGTACTTTAGTTGAGGAGGTGAAGAAGGGCGATAAGACAATTACTCGCTCACTAAACCCAGATCGCAAGTACAAAGCCGGTATCGGCGCTGTTGATGAAAAAGATGGTGTGGTAACTTTGCATGGCCGTTCACTCTTGTTCCTTCGTAACGTTGGGCATTTAATGACGAACCCAGCCATCATTACTGGCGAAGGTAAAGAAATCTATGAAGGTATATTGGATGCGGTAGTGACTGTATTGATTGCTTTATACGACATCAATCGTCCAGCAAGCCAAACCATTGGTAATACTCGCAAGGGTTCTGTTTATATCGTGAAGCCAAAAATGCACAGCCCAGAAGAAGTCGCTTTCGCAGGCGAGCTCTTTGGGCGTGTTGAGAAATTACTTGGCTTACCAGCAGACACTGTGAAACTGGGCATCATGGACGAAGAGCGTCGCATGAGTGCAAATATCAAGGCGGCTATTGCTGCTGCCGGTGCGCGCGTAGCCTTTATTAATACTGGCTTCCTAGATCGTACTGGTGATGAAATGCACACAGCGATGTATGCAGGTCCAATGATGCGCAAAGGTGATATGAAAACCAGCAAGTGGTTATCCGCTTACGAGCGTCGTAACGTATTTGCAGGATTGGATTGTGGCTTGCGTGGCCGCGCTCAAATCGGTAAGGGTATGTGGGCAATGCCAGACATGATGAAGGCCATGGTTGAGCAGAAGATTGTTCATCCTAAAGCAGGCGCAAACACTGCTTGGGTGCCATCACCAACAGCAGCAACCTTGCATGCGCTGCATTATCATCAAGTAAACGTGGCTGAACTCCAAAAAGAAATGGAAAAGCTCGATACAGCCGCTGAAGCAGAAGCGCTAATCGATGATTTGTTGACTATTCCAGTGGTTGAAAAGGCCAACTGGTCTAAGGAAGAAATTCAGCAAGAGTTGGATAACAATTGCCAAGGTATCTTGGGTTATGTGGTGCGTTGGATTGATCAAGGCGTTGGTTGCTCCAAGGTGCCTGATATTCATAACGTAGGCTTGATGGAAGACCGTGCGACTTTGCGTATCTCCAGTCAGCATATCGCTAACTGGTTGCTCAATGGCATTGTGACTGCTGATCAAGTCAACGAGACCTTGCAACGTATGGCTAAAGTAGTTGATAGTCAAAATGCTGGCGATTCTTTGTATCAGCCAATGATGCCTAACTACCAAGATTCATATGCCTATAAAGCAGCGAGCGATCTGATTTTCAAAGGTCTTGAGCAGCCTAACGGCTACACAGAGCCTTTGCTGCATGCATGGCGTTTAGAGGTAAAGAAGGCGCACGCTAAGTAA
- a CDS encoding MFS transporter: MNTVSHTTEAMKRERFFLFSLAGIQFTHILDFMIMMPLGPQFITALSINTHQFGLLLSSYTFAAAIAGVFATYYIDRFERRQLLLRLYVCFIIATIACGLASNYHMLFIARACAGAFGGILGSLVQTIVADSIPFERRGKALGTVMAAFSVSTVAGVPLSLFLANHISFLGWRAPFMFIGLISILILFIGYRYIPKISGHLHHVHEGNRFQQIYEVFVAHRHLRAFLFVGLIMLTGFTVIPYIALYLTANVGIENSYISLIYLCGGLATLMSSRFIGHMADKYGKVKVFRMLAIISLIPILVTTNLMPVPLWVVLVNQTAFFVLISGRMIPAMAIVSQMVEPKIRGTFMSLIGSVQMLASGIASVVAGLVVTITTNGRMEHYNLVGYGAAICGLLTFWVVGYIHSDTKKA, encoded by the coding sequence TTGAATACCGTTTCTCATACTACTGAAGCCATGAAGCGAGAGCGCTTCTTTTTGTTTTCATTGGCTGGCATTCAGTTCACCCACATCCTGGATTTCATGATTATGATGCCTTTGGGGCCTCAGTTCATTACAGCGCTTTCCATTAATACGCATCAATTTGGTCTGCTGCTGTCTTCTTATACTTTTGCTGCTGCAATCGCTGGGGTATTCGCCACCTATTACATCGACCGTTTTGAGCGAAGGCAATTGCTCCTGCGTTTGTATGTTTGCTTCATTATTGCAACGATAGCTTGTGGGCTTGCTTCAAACTATCACATGCTATTTATCGCCCGTGCATGCGCAGGTGCCTTTGGAGGCATTCTAGGATCTTTGGTGCAGACGATTGTGGCTGATAGCATTCCTTTTGAGCGCAGAGGTAAGGCGCTGGGTACGGTCATGGCTGCTTTCTCAGTTTCAACCGTTGCAGGCGTGCCTTTGAGTTTGTTCTTAGCTAATCACATTAGCTTTTTAGGCTGGCGTGCCCCGTTTATGTTTATTGGACTCATCTCTATATTGATTCTATTTATTGGATATCGCTATATCCCTAAAATATCTGGCCACTTGCATCACGTTCATGAAGGTAATCGCTTCCAGCAAATCTACGAAGTCTTTGTTGCTCATCGTCATCTACGCGCCTTTCTGTTTGTGGGACTAATTATGTTGACTGGCTTTACTGTCATTCCTTATATTGCCCTCTATCTCACCGCTAACGTTGGGATCGAAAATTCCTACATTTCCCTGATCTATCTTTGTGGTGGTTTGGCGACTTTGATGAGCTCAAGATTTATTGGACACATGGCGGATAAATATGGCAAGGTCAAAGTATTTCGCATGCTAGCCATTATTAGTTTGATACCGATCTTAGTGACAACCAATTTAATGCCGGTCCCTTTATGGGTGGTGCTTGTTAATCAGACCGCCTTCTTTGTCTTGATTTCTGGCCGAATGATTCCGGCCATGGCTATTGTGAGCCAAATGGTAGAGCCCAAAATTCGGGGAACCTTTATGAGCTTAATTGGCTCAGTGCAGATGTTGGCTTCCGGCATAGCATCAGTAGTAGCAGGCCTAGTGGTCACAATTACAACCAATGGAAGGATGGAGCATTACAACCTAGTTGGTTATGGGGCTGCCATTTGCGGCTTGCTCACTTTTTGGGTTGTGGGATATATTCATTCTGATACGAAAAAAGCGTAA
- a CDS encoding dienelactone hydrolase family protein → MIEFKRPDGQAVKGYLAEPVDKADAPGVVVIQEWWGLDDEVKAVADRLAKEGYRALVPDLYRGKLAIEANEAEHLMGDLNFGDAAGQDIRGAVQYLKATGSTKVAVTGFCMGGALTILAACNVPELDASIVWYGNPPLEYVNAEAISKPMLGHWAMHDEFFPIAGVDHLEQKLKQAGVNYEFHRYDTKHAFANPKSDVRGLAPLKYSAEAARLAWERTLNFLQKTINS, encoded by the coding sequence ATGATTGAATTTAAAAGACCCGATGGACAGGCAGTAAAGGGTTACCTGGCCGAGCCAGTCGATAAAGCGGATGCCCCTGGAGTAGTTGTCATTCAGGAGTGGTGGGGTTTGGATGATGAGGTGAAGGCGGTGGCTGATCGCCTTGCTAAAGAGGGCTATCGCGCACTAGTCCCAGATTTATATCGCGGTAAGTTAGCGATTGAAGCTAATGAAGCTGAGCATTTAATGGGCGACCTGAACTTTGGTGATGCGGCTGGTCAAGATATTCGAGGTGCTGTTCAGTATTTGAAAGCTACTGGCAGCACAAAGGTTGCGGTGACAGGATTTTGTATGGGCGGTGCGCTGACCATTTTGGCCGCATGTAATGTGCCTGAACTCGACGCTTCCATCGTTTGGTACGGCAATCCTCCTTTGGAGTATGTCAATGCAGAGGCCATTAGCAAGCCGATGTTAGGCCACTGGGCTATGCATGATGAGTTCTTTCCAATAGCTGGAGTCGATCATCTAGAGCAAAAGCTAAAGCAAGCGGGCGTGAATTATGAATTTCATCGCTACGATACAAAGCATGCCTTTGCTAACCCTAAATCGGATGTGCGCGGATTGGCTCCGCTAAAGTACAGCGCTGAAGCAGCGCGGCTGGCCTGGGAGCGTACGCTCAATTTCCTACAAAAAACTATTAATAGCTAG
- a CDS encoding DUF4239 domain-containing protein, whose product MNKSTREDAFFNWIYKKSNVQILLILILFFVALLDLMPRVLQTIPILAPTQDSTRLGLGLFGSIITLSGLLIGFLLNQAQSNFREVQTLVSQEAGRINNLDRLLTRFGDPSIAPIRVELFEYMNSIVNDEWALLQKGQGSTKTHMLWRGISRQLMSIEPQTNRQTAMYTDIIKKSEEVAESREARIERSNIRLPGLFWIVILICMFALIGINTLFLPSDSFFLGLKILPITMGALISLLVITDQPFKGQNSVKPAAFYKIIESIKTRKE is encoded by the coding sequence ATGAATAAAAGTACTCGTGAAGATGCGTTCTTCAATTGGATATACAAGAAAAGTAATGTCCAGATTCTTTTGATATTAATCCTCTTCTTTGTTGCCTTGTTGGATCTGATGCCACGTGTACTGCAAACTATCCCGATCCTTGCACCTACACAAGATAGCACTCGATTAGGTTTGGGTCTTTTTGGATCCATCATCACTCTAAGCGGTCTGTTGATTGGTTTTTTGCTTAATCAAGCACAAAGCAATTTTCGTGAAGTCCAAACCTTGGTTTCTCAAGAGGCTGGACGTATTAATAACTTGGATCGTCTACTCACGCGATTTGGTGATCCATCCATTGCACCTATTCGTGTTGAACTATTTGAATATATGAACTCCATTGTTAATGATGAGTGGGCTCTATTGCAAAAGGGGCAAGGCAGTACTAAAACGCATATGCTGTGGCGTGGAATTTCTAGGCAACTCATGTCAATCGAACCCCAAACCAATCGTCAAACAGCAATGTATACAGACATCATTAAGAAGTCTGAAGAGGTTGCTGAGAGTAGGGAGGCTCGCATTGAGCGTTCGAATATCCGCTTGCCTGGTTTATTTTGGATAGTCATTTTGATCTGTATGTTCGCCTTGATTGGTATCAATACTCTATTCTTGCCCTCAGATTCATTTTTTTTGGGATTGAAGATCTTGCCCATCACCATGGGCGCTTTGATTTCTTTGTTGGTGATAACTGATCAGCCGTTTAAGGGTCAGAATTCCGTTAAGCCAGCTGCATTCTATAAAATTATTGAATCCATTAAAACTCGTAAAGAGTAA
- a CDS encoding APC family permease, which produces MTSQPNPTLLKNSSKKTQGISLFSATALGIGGMMGAGLFSLLGTASAHAGSHIPLAFLLGAIAASFSVYSYAKLGATFPSSGGAATFTVMSYGPGVISGGLNIFQYIAYLIAAALYAAGFSEYANTLLGGNLDPFEVKIVGAVIVILCTGINLLGTNIVGKAEMLAIGFVTFALLLFSVEGIHAANIGAYQFTGWSLNGIAIATGILYINYQGFGVVTNSSNAMREPQKELPLAMFSALILVTIAYVLVSTAVILLLSPTQMATYNGHVLADAAQIVSGKTGFVVIGASALLACAAALNATIFAASNIAADMVHKNSVSKALGDSILTTEFRALTVSAFLVIALVMAFPLEVVGKMASLAFLLVYAAITYGHIRVRNQTGAKLWPLWAAIVINLSLFATLFVNVIETAPNSAIALVIALLGSFVVEATSRKFLRKKLKSH; this is translated from the coding sequence TTGACTAGCCAGCCAAATCCGACTTTACTTAAAAACTCGAGCAAGAAAACCCAAGGCATTAGCCTTTTTTCAGCCACTGCTCTAGGTATCGGCGGCATGATGGGGGCTGGGCTATTTTCTCTTTTGGGTACTGCTAGCGCTCATGCGGGGTCGCATATTCCCCTGGCCTTTTTACTAGGGGCTATAGCTGCCTCATTCTCGGTCTACTCCTATGCCAAATTAGGTGCTACCTTTCCTAGTAGTGGAGGTGCTGCCACATTCACAGTGATGAGCTACGGTCCTGGGGTCATTTCTGGTGGCCTGAATATATTTCAATACATTGCCTATCTGATTGCAGCCGCTCTTTACGCTGCCGGCTTCTCGGAATATGCCAACACCCTGCTTGGCGGAAACTTAGACCCCTTTGAAGTAAAGATCGTTGGCGCCGTTATCGTCATTCTGTGTACCGGCATTAATTTGTTGGGCACCAATATCGTTGGCAAAGCAGAAATGTTAGCGATTGGCTTTGTCACATTTGCTCTACTACTATTTTCTGTTGAGGGCATTCATGCAGCCAATATTGGCGCATATCAGTTTACTGGCTGGTCTCTCAATGGCATTGCGATTGCTACCGGTATCTTGTATATCAACTACCAGGGTTTCGGCGTAGTTACCAACTCCTCCAATGCCATGCGTGAACCCCAAAAAGAGCTTCCTCTTGCTATGTTCTCGGCCCTGATTTTAGTAACGATTGCTTATGTACTAGTTAGTACCGCAGTGATACTGCTACTTTCACCCACTCAAATGGCAACCTACAACGGCCACGTATTGGCCGATGCAGCTCAAATCGTATCTGGGAAAACAGGTTTTGTTGTGATTGGTGCCTCTGCCCTCCTAGCCTGTGCCGCTGCGCTCAACGCCACTATTTTTGCCGCATCTAATATTGCAGCCGATATGGTACACAAGAATTCTGTCTCAAAAGCCTTAGGTGACTCGATCTTAACAACAGAGTTTCGCGCCTTAACTGTGTCTGCATTTTTAGTGATTGCTTTAGTAATGGCATTTCCATTAGAGGTTGTTGGCAAAATGGCCAGCCTTGCCTTTTTATTGGTCTATGCCGCCATTACTTACGGACACATTCGCGTACGAAATCAAACAGGTGCAAAGCTTTGGCCACTTTGGGCGGCAATCGTCATTAACTTGAGTCTATTTGCTACTTTATTCGTGAATGTGATCGAGACAGCTCCGAATAGCGCAATCGCTTTAGTAATTGCCTTATTAGGATCTTTTGTGGTTGAAGCAACTTCTCGTAAATTTCTCAGAAAGAAATTAAAGTCCCATTGA